The window TTTGTACTTTCAAGGTTATAGACAATACCAATGTTGGCAGCCGTAATACCAAGCTTACTTTTTGGCGTCGCTAGCCTGAAATCACAAGCATTGGCTAGTTCTAAACCGCCACCTATAGCTAAGCCTTGAATCATGGCAATAGTAGGCTGTGGGAATTTATAGAGTGCATCAATAGCTTGCAATGCTAAATCGTTGTAAGCTTTAGCGTTTTCAGCTGCATAACGAATATCTAAAAATTCACTAATATCAGCTCCTGAACAAAAAGCAATGTCATTTACTCCGCGCACAATCAGTACTTTAATAGAAGAATCTTCACGTAAACTTTCAAGGTTATCTAAAATGGCTTGGAACATTTCTCTCGATAAGGAATTACGTTTATCAGGACGATTTAACACTAGCGTAGCAATATAGCCATTTTTCTCTACATATATTTCATTTGTCATGCGAATCCTCCAACTAATCTTTCTTTAGTTTTGCAGCAAAGCGGTTACCAAGTGATTGAATACTTTGGACAAGAATAATTAAAATAAAGACAGTTACATACATCACATCAACTTCATAGCGTAAGTGG of the Lysinibacillus fusiformis genome contains:
- a CDS encoding enoyl-CoA hydratase/isomerase family protein, with product MTNEIYVEKNGYIATLVLNRPDKRNSLSREMFQAILDNLESLREDSSIKVLIVRGVNDIAFCSGADISEFLDIRYAAENAKAYNDLALQAIDALYKFPQPTIAMIQGLAIGGGLELANACDFRLATPKSKLGITAANIGIVYNLESTKRLINIVGVAKAKEILYTANIFTAEEGKNIGLITALYESEQIEEATLQFASHLISKSSVANAGIKKIIQAIVDGETEENEELAQMILDSFSSEDYNEGIQAFLNKRKPIFNK